One stretch of Qipengyuania gelatinilytica DNA includes these proteins:
- the clpB gene encoding ATP-dependent chaperone ClpB produces the protein MNLEKFTDRAKGFLQAAQTVAIRMNHQRITSSHLLKALLDDEQGMAAQLIQRAGGNAGVAITEVDTALGKIPAVSGGGAQQTPGLDNDAVRALDQAEQLAEKAGDSFVPVQRILQALTLADNDAGKALKAAGVDAKSLEEAIQEVTGGRTADSAGAEESYDAMKKYARDLTQAARDGKLDPVIGRDEEIRRTVQILARRTKNNPALIGEPGTGKTAIAEGLALRIANGDVPDSLKGRTLMSLDMGALIAGAKYRGEFEERLKAVLDEVKGAEGQIILFIDEMHTLIGAGASEGSMDAGNLLKPALSRGELHCIGATTLDEYQKYVEKDPALQRRFQPVYIDEPSVEDTISILRGIKDKYELHHGVRITDGAIVAAAQLSNRYIQNRFLPDKAIDLMDEAASRIRMEVESKPEEIEGLDRRIIQLRIEEQALQKETDQASKDRLESLRKELSELEQQSSELTTRWQNERDKIHAEGRIKEELDHARIELEQAQRAGDLQKAGELQYGKIPELEKKLEEASGHTENALLKEEVTEDDIAGVVSRWTGIPVDKMMEGEREKLLDMENILSKRVIGQSQAIDAVSKAVRRARAGLQDPGRPLGSFLFLGPTGVGKTELTKALAGFLFDDDTAMVRIDMSEFMEKHAVARLIGAPPGYVGYEEGGVLTEAVRRRPYQVVLFDEVEKAHTDVFNVLLQVLDDGRLTDGQGRVVDFSNTLIILTSNLGSQYLASMTDDQKVEDVEPQVMDVVRGHFRPEFLNRLDEIILFHRLAQEHMAPIVDIQVARVQKLLKDRKIVLDLTDGAKKWLGRVGYDPVYGARPLKRAVQRYVQDPLADMILAGNVPDGSTVRIDEGDGALEMKVS, from the coding sequence ATGAATCTCGAAAAGTTCACCGACCGCGCCAAGGGCTTCCTGCAGGCCGCGCAGACGGTCGCAATCCGCATGAACCACCAGCGCATCACGTCTTCGCACCTGCTGAAGGCGCTGCTCGATGACGAGCAAGGCATGGCCGCGCAGCTGATCCAGCGCGCGGGCGGCAATGCCGGAGTGGCGATCACCGAAGTCGACACGGCGCTGGGCAAGATTCCGGCAGTGTCGGGCGGCGGCGCGCAGCAGACGCCGGGCCTCGACAATGATGCCGTGCGAGCGCTGGACCAGGCAGAACAGCTTGCCGAAAAGGCGGGCGACAGCTTCGTGCCCGTGCAGCGCATCCTCCAGGCGCTGACGCTCGCTGATAATGACGCGGGCAAGGCGCTCAAGGCGGCTGGCGTGGATGCCAAGTCGCTCGAGGAAGCTATCCAGGAAGTGACCGGCGGCCGCACCGCAGACAGTGCAGGCGCGGAAGAAAGCTACGATGCGATGAAGAAGTACGCGCGCGACCTCACGCAGGCGGCGCGCGACGGCAAGCTCGATCCAGTGATCGGCCGCGACGAGGAAATCCGGCGCACGGTCCAGATCCTCGCCCGACGCACCAAGAACAATCCCGCCCTCATCGGTGAGCCCGGCACCGGCAAGACCGCGATTGCAGAAGGCCTCGCACTGCGCATCGCCAATGGCGATGTGCCCGACAGCCTCAAGGGTCGCACGCTCATGTCGCTCGACATGGGCGCGCTGATTGCTGGCGCGAAATATCGCGGCGAGTTCGAGGAGCGTCTCAAGGCCGTGCTCGACGAAGTGAAGGGCGCTGAAGGCCAGATCATCCTGTTCATCGACGAGATGCACACGCTGATCGGCGCCGGCGCCTCGGAAGGCAGCATGGATGCGGGCAACCTCCTGAAGCCTGCGCTCAGCCGCGGCGAGCTTCACTGCATCGGCGCGACCACGCTCGACGAGTACCAGAAGTATGTCGAGAAGGACCCCGCGCTGCAGCGGCGCTTCCAGCCCGTCTATATCGACGAGCCCAGCGTCGAGGACACGATCTCCATCCTGCGCGGCATCAAGGACAAGTACGAGCTGCACCACGGCGTTCGCATCACCGATGGTGCGATCGTCGCCGCGGCGCAGCTGTCGAACCGCTACATCCAGAACCGCTTCCTGCCCGACAAGGCGATCGACCTTATGGATGAGGCGGCTTCGCGTATCCGCATGGAAGTGGAAAGCAAGCCTGAGGAAATCGAGGGCCTCGACCGCCGCATCATCCAGCTGCGGATCGAGGAGCAGGCGCTGCAAAAGGAAACCGACCAGGCTTCCAAGGACCGCCTGGAATCGCTTCGCAAGGAATTGAGCGAGCTCGAGCAGCAGTCCTCCGAACTCACCACGCGCTGGCAGAACGAGCGTGACAAGATCCATGCCGAAGGCCGGATCAAGGAAGAGCTCGATCATGCGCGGATCGAACTGGAGCAGGCGCAGCGCGCCGGTGACCTCCAGAAGGCAGGCGAGCTGCAGTACGGCAAGATTCCCGAGCTTGAGAAGAAGCTCGAGGAAGCCTCAGGTCACACCGAAAACGCGCTACTCAAGGAAGAAGTCACCGAAGACGATATCGCCGGCGTCGTCAGCCGCTGGACGGGTATCCCGGTCGACAAGATGATGGAGGGCGAGCGGGAGAAACTGCTCGACATGGAGAATATCCTGTCCAAGCGGGTGATCGGCCAGTCGCAGGCGATCGATGCCGTGTCGAAGGCCGTGCGCCGCGCGCGTGCGGGCCTGCAGGACCCCGGGCGTCCGCTCGGCAGCTTCCTGTTCCTCGGCCCCACGGGCGTTGGCAAGACGGAACTGACCAAGGCGCTTGCCGGCTTCCTGTTCGATGACGACACCGCCATGGTCCGCATCGACATGAGCGAGTTCATGGAAAAGCATGCGGTCGCCCGCCTCATCGGCGCGCCTCCGGGTTACGTCGGCTATGAAGAAGGCGGCGTGCTGACCGAAGCCGTTCGCCGCAGGCCGTACCAGGTCGTGCTGTTCGACGAAGTCGAGAAGGCACACACCGATGTCTTCAACGTGCTGCTGCAAGTGCTCGATGACGGCCGCCTGACCGACGGGCAGGGCCGCGTGGTCGATTTCAGCAATACGCTGATCATTCTCACCTCGAACCTCGGCAGCCAGTATCTTGCGAGCATGACCGACGACCAGAAGGTCGAGGATGTCGAGCCACAGGTCATGGACGTGGTGCGCGGACATTTCCGACCCGAGTTCCTGAACCGGCTGGACGAGATCATCCTGTTCCACCGCCTCGCCCAGGAGCACATGGCCCCGATCGTCGATATCCAGGTCGCGCGGGTCCAGAAGCTGCTCAAGGATCGCAAGATCGTTCTCGACCTCACCGACGGGGCGAAGAAGTGGCTCGGCCGGGTAGGCTACGATCCGGTCTATGGCGCGCGTCCACTCAAGCGCGCGGTCCAGCGCTACGTGCAGGACCCGCTCGCCGACATGATCCTTGCGGGCAATGTCCCCGACGGGTCGACCGTGCGGATCGACGAGGGCGACGGCGCGCTCGAAATGAAGGTGTCCTGA
- a CDS encoding TonB-dependent receptor domain-containing protein → MRKIQFNTIKGLAFSASALALISGGQAFAQSSDADCPKGQEEVDGKCVVKDGVDGVSNNDAGSQDVVDVTSTGADGSQSAGAIVVTGSRLKRDTYSSISPLQVLTTESEQEAGLFDPTSILQRSESAAGVQIDATFQGFVLDNGPGSTTLDLRGLGADRTLLLINGRRLAPAGVEGAPTAPSLNLLPSTLIDRYDLLLDGASSVYGSDAVAGVGNVILRKDFDGLELTAFGNINPQGGGDDYTVGAAWGFNTDRGFFGIGAEYDFRDSIRLSDRDFFRGCTTNLDITNTGEVRRLTIDQQANALADSGGTVTTSTSECIQDGFNNRIIIPFTNVGSIYRDDNTYFGGQTGNSGIPGYSESFFGGPVDANGDGVRDIDFLNDYNLNGANPEQTFLSQQKRYNVLAYGEYTFPGEANITPFFEAMYTRAEIRGENEFFAQIFPYVPDNNAFNPCNTDVSGVDCRSDTEGSLPGSGLTGFGPISVRPVFAIEGDRNNTDVTQEQYRGVFGVRGDLPFISPSWSFEVSGVYSYADGKSNVRGIREDKLAFALGIDPTMDFDGDGVVDNNGDGIADDYNSGVTIGNSFIAQVTGGLPAIDPCDASALANPDLAMPDLLDGCVAVNLFADSVLGSAQGDFATQAERDYVFGNRSFDTTYEQIVLNAFVTGDLFTLPAGPVGGVFGVEYRRDEINSIASDVASNGLFFGFFADSGATGSKEIKEAFGEIDIPLQAGKPWVRELNLNLSGRITDEEFYGTNYTYSIKAGWRPIEPLLLKFSYGTSFRAPNLRENFLGSQSGFTSVTDPCAVPDQAFDVATGTYDPTNETRDQRILDNCIREGRDPFTVGLQIDPTTGQSLSPIQVASVESTRGGALDIDPETSRSLTAGFAFEETFGDGWDFALSTNYYDIKVKDSIIAPSVGFIVSDCYTREDPQRSAFCDRITASTTGSQLISDVFAGFINLNEESVRGLDFNGRLAKEVQAFGTLVDLGLNVRANHLIERSTLFIDDTTGNFISDRDDGEVGLQKWTGRATFTADIDKWRFTWNTRYIGGFDQDPDNIDPFSDVFGYDPDGNFIGQTGSTCLGGGSRDANGVPDGVVVGDGVYCRPIGYADEQFLHTTSIRYRADTWDLLVGVSNVFDTAPPQVSPFASGITDISNTVLGAGYDYNGREFFARINIQF, encoded by the coding sequence ATGCGAAAAATTCAATTCAACACGATCAAGGGTCTCGCCTTCTCGGCGTCCGCCTTGGCGCTCATTTCGGGTGGCCAGGCTTTTGCGCAGTCCAGCGACGCTGACTGCCCCAAGGGCCAGGAAGAAGTCGACGGCAAATGCGTCGTCAAGGACGGTGTAGACGGCGTTTCGAACAATGACGCCGGCAGCCAGGACGTTGTCGACGTAACGAGCACGGGTGCCGATGGCTCGCAGAGCGCTGGCGCCATCGTCGTCACCGGCTCGCGTCTCAAGCGCGACACCTACTCCAGCATCTCGCCGCTGCAGGTCCTGACGACCGAAAGCGAGCAGGAAGCTGGTCTGTTCGATCCGACCTCGATCCTGCAGCGCTCGGAAAGCGCCGCCGGCGTCCAGATCGACGCAACCTTCCAGGGCTTCGTGCTCGACAACGGCCCGGGTTCGACCACTCTCGACCTTCGCGGCCTCGGCGCAGACCGTACGCTGCTCCTCATCAACGGCCGTCGTCTCGCACCGGCCGGTGTGGAAGGCGCACCGACCGCTCCTTCGCTCAACCTGCTGCCCAGCACGCTGATCGACCGCTACGACCTGCTCCTCGACGGTGCATCGTCTGTTTACGGTTCGGACGCTGTTGCCGGTGTGGGTAACGTCATCCTCCGCAAGGACTTCGACGGTCTCGAGCTGACCGCATTCGGAAACATCAATCCCCAAGGTGGCGGCGACGACTACACGGTCGGCGCAGCCTGGGGCTTCAACACCGACCGCGGCTTCTTCGGCATCGGCGCGGAATACGATTTCCGTGACAGCATCCGCCTGAGCGACCGTGACTTCTTCCGTGGTTGTACGACCAACCTCGATATCACCAACACCGGTGAAGTCCGTCGCCTGACGATCGACCAGCAGGCCAACGCGCTTGCCGACTCGGGCGGCACCGTCACCACCTCGACGAGCGAATGTATCCAGGACGGCTTCAACAACCGTATCATCATTCCGTTCACCAACGTCGGTTCGATCTACCGTGACGACAACACCTACTTCGGTGGCCAGACCGGTAACTCGGGTATCCCGGGCTACTCGGAATCGTTCTTCGGTGGTCCGGTGGATGCCAATGGTGACGGCGTTCGCGACATCGATTTCCTGAACGACTACAACCTCAACGGTGCGAACCCCGAGCAAACGTTCCTGAGCCAGCAGAAGCGCTACAACGTCCTCGCATACGGTGAGTACACCTTCCCGGGCGAAGCGAACATCACTCCGTTCTTCGAAGCGATGTACACCCGTGCGGAAATCCGTGGCGAGAACGAGTTCTTCGCGCAGATCTTCCCGTATGTGCCGGATAACAACGCGTTCAACCCCTGTAACACGGATGTTAGCGGCGTTGACTGTCGTTCCGACACCGAAGGTTCGCTGCCCGGTTCGGGTCTGACCGGCTTCGGTCCGATCTCGGTCCGTCCGGTCTTCGCCATCGAAGGCGACCGTAACAACACCGATGTCACGCAAGAGCAGTATCGCGGCGTGTTCGGTGTTCGTGGCGACCTGCCCTTCATCTCGCCGAGCTGGAGCTTCGAAGTTTCGGGCGTCTACTCGTACGCAGACGGTAAGTCGAACGTTCGCGGTATCCGCGAAGACAAGCTTGCCTTCGCTCTGGGTATCGACCCGACGATGGACTTCGACGGCGACGGCGTGGTCGACAACAACGGCGACGGCATTGCCGACGACTACAACTCGGGTGTGACCATCGGTAACTCGTTCATCGCACAGGTCACCGGCGGTCTGCCGGCGATCGATCCGTGTGATGCATCGGCGCTCGCCAACCCCGATCTCGCCATGCCTGACCTTCTCGACGGCTGTGTCGCGGTCAACCTGTTCGCCGACAGCGTGCTGGGCTCCGCCCAGGGCGATTTCGCAACGCAGGCCGAGCGTGACTACGTCTTCGGTAACCGTTCGTTCGACACCACCTATGAACAGATCGTCCTGAACGCGTTTGTCACCGGTGACCTCTTCACCCTCCCGGCCGGCCCGGTCGGCGGTGTGTTCGGTGTCGAGTATCGCCGCGACGAGATCAACTCGATCGCTAGCGATGTGGCTTCGAACGGCCTGTTCTTCGGCTTCTTCGCCGACAGCGGCGCCACCGGTTCGAAGGAAATCAAGGAAGCGTTCGGTGAAATCGACATTCCTCTGCAGGCTGGCAAGCCCTGGGTCCGGGAACTGAACCTGAACCTCTCGGGCCGTATCACCGACGAGGAATTCTACGGCACCAACTACACCTACTCGATCAAGGCCGGCTGGCGTCCGATCGAGCCCCTGCTGCTCAAGTTCAGCTACGGTACTTCGTTCCGTGCGCCGAACCTGCGTGAGAACTTCCTCGGTTCGCAGTCGGGCTTCACCTCGGTCACCGACCCGTGCGCCGTGCCTGACCAGGCATTCGACGTTGCAACCGGTACCTACGATCCGACGAACGAAACGCGTGACCAGCGCATCCTCGACAACTGTATCCGTGAAGGTCGTGACCCGTTCACGGTCGGTTTGCAGATCGATCCGACCACGGGTCAGTCGCTTTCGCCGATCCAAGTGGCCAGCGTGGAAAGTACCCGCGGCGGTGCACTCGACATCGATCCGGAAACGTCGCGCTCGCTGACTGCCGGTTTCGCTTTCGAAGAAACCTTCGGTGACGGCTGGGACTTCGCCCTGAGCACGAACTACTACGACATCAAGGTGAAGGACTCGATCATCGCTCCTTCGGTCGGGTTTATCGTCTCGGACTGCTACACGCGTGAAGATCCGCAACGTTCGGCCTTCTGTGACCGTATCACGGCATCGACGACCGGCTCGCAGCTGATCTCCGACGTGTTCGCTGGCTTCATCAACCTGAACGAAGAAAGCGTCCGCGGTCTCGACTTCAACGGTCGTCTGGCCAAGGAAGTCCAGGCGTTCGGAACGCTCGTAGACCTTGGTCTTAACGTTCGTGCGAACCACCTGATCGAGCGCAGCACGCTGTTCATCGACGACACCACCGGTAACTTCATCAGCGACCGCGATGACGGCGAAGTGGGTCTCCAGAAATGGACCGGTCGTGCCACGTTCACGGCAGACATCGACAAGTGGCGTTTCACCTGGAACACCCGCTACATCGGTGGCTTCGACCAGGATCCGGACAACATCGACCCGTTCTCCGACGTCTTCGGTTACGACCCGGATGGCAACTTCATCGGTCAGACGGGCAGCACCTGCCTCGGTGGCGGTTCGCGTGACGCGAACGGCGTTCCGGACGGTGTCGTCGTCGGTGACGGTGTGTACTGTCGCCCGATCGGCTACGCCGACGAGCAGTTCCTGCACACTACGTCGATCCGCTACCGTGCCGACACCTGGGACCTCCTGGTCGGTGTGAGCAACGTCTTCGACACCGCTCCGCCGCAGGTCAGCCCCTTCGCTTCGGGTATCACCGATATCTCGAACACGGTGCTTGGCGCAGGCTACGACTATAACGGGCGCGAATTCTTCGCCCGCATCAATATCCAGTTCTGA
- a CDS encoding penicillin acylase family protein yields the protein MSKWFGRIGFALVALALVAFVALASWEPFWAKRDDITRSTESYSAEIIRDDYGVPHIYGERDRDVAYGVAIAHAEDDFATLQDVIAMARGRYGAIAGEDGAAIDYVYHLLDARGTAERHYPQLPEDTRALFEAYATGLNDYAQQNPDELKLANLFPVDGRDVAAGFALRQPFFFGLNGVIQPLVEGSDLRPEQGPDIPGFPRPDAPPPPALEDNAPTPPALPERGKQARALPLHMGEDGALSGSNAFAVRPEKSGGPTTLISNSHQPLRGGVAWYELVVESDEGWHYAGANFPGSPFPFLGHNRNLGWTNTVNTPDMVDVYELEMDESGTRYRFGGEWRELESKSVMLPVRIGPVTLPISRDVLRSVHGPVIKNDNGYFAFRYGGIDNLGQLDAYYRLNKAETLEEWEGILARMDIPSTNFIYADALGNIAYVYNAAIPDRPEGPNWRGVLDGTDPELVWEGAVDYEELPRLVNPASGWLYNANNTPFTAAGDGSDLSAQDFAPELGVELKQTNRSRRAFKLLSESELLDREALRRIKYDTGYAREGYIARLWDDLEALDLSDNAELAEARDMLLGWDFNADSQDRADALALLMIREFMSSSYQNKEWPDVREELEAHVAHLQTHFGRIDPPMSDLLRLRQGDIDLPLDGGSDTLRASTLWDVNEDGRLAVRHGDSFIQWVEWMPGERVTSQSIQPYGAATTRPDSPHYADQMELFVQHRLKPVYFWREDVLANAVSRKRVTHNP from the coding sequence ATGTCGAAATGGTTCGGGCGGATCGGTTTCGCCCTGGTCGCACTCGCCCTCGTGGCTTTCGTTGCACTGGCAAGTTGGGAGCCTTTCTGGGCCAAGCGCGACGATATAACGCGCAGCACGGAAAGCTATTCGGCTGAAATCATCCGCGATGATTACGGCGTGCCGCATATCTATGGCGAGCGCGATCGCGACGTCGCCTACGGCGTTGCCATCGCCCATGCAGAGGACGATTTCGCCACCTTGCAGGACGTAATCGCCATGGCCCGCGGGCGCTATGGCGCGATCGCGGGCGAGGACGGAGCGGCGATCGACTATGTCTATCATTTGCTCGATGCGCGCGGCACGGCGGAGCGGCACTATCCGCAGCTGCCCGAGGATACGCGCGCCCTGTTCGAAGCCTATGCCACCGGTCTCAACGACTATGCGCAGCAGAACCCCGACGAGCTCAAACTGGCGAACCTCTTCCCGGTCGACGGACGCGATGTCGCGGCAGGCTTTGCGCTGCGCCAGCCCTTCTTCTTCGGCCTCAATGGCGTGATCCAGCCGCTGGTCGAGGGCAGCGACCTGCGTCCCGAACAGGGTCCCGACATCCCCGGATTCCCGCGCCCCGACGCACCGCCGCCTCCGGCGCTGGAAGACAACGCCCCCACCCCGCCCGCCCTGCCCGAGCGCGGGAAACAGGCGCGCGCCCTGCCGCTCCACATGGGCGAGGACGGCGCGCTTTCAGGTTCCAACGCCTTTGCGGTCCGTCCGGAAAAGTCCGGCGGCCCGACCACCCTTATCTCCAACAGCCACCAGCCGCTGCGCGGCGGCGTCGCCTGGTACGAGCTGGTGGTCGAGAGCGATGAAGGCTGGCACTATGCCGGGGCGAACTTCCCCGGATCGCCCTTCCCCTTCCTTGGCCACAACCGGAACCTCGGCTGGACCAATACGGTCAACACGCCCGACATGGTCGATGTCTACGAACTCGAAATGGACGAGAGCGGAACCCGCTACCGTTTCGGCGGCGAATGGCGCGAGCTCGAGAGCAAGAGCGTCATGCTTCCGGTCCGCATCGGCCCCGTCACCCTGCCTATTTCGCGCGACGTCCTGCGCAGCGTCCATGGCCCTGTCATCAAGAACGACAATGGCTATTTCGCTTTCCGTTACGGCGGGATCGACAATCTCGGCCAGCTCGATGCCTATTACCGGCTCAACAAGGCCGAAACGCTTGAAGAATGGGAAGGCATTCTTGCCCGGATGGACATTCCCTCCACCAACTTCATCTACGCCGATGCTCTCGGCAATATTGCCTATGTCTACAACGCCGCCATTCCCGACCGGCCGGAAGGACCGAACTGGCGCGGCGTGCTCGACGGGACGGATCCCGAACTCGTCTGGGAGGGAGCGGTCGATTACGAGGAATTGCCCCGCCTCGTGAACCCTGCCTCGGGCTGGCTCTACAACGCCAACAACACGCCCTTCACCGCGGCCGGTGACGGCAGTGACCTGTCCGCGCAAGACTTTGCGCCGGAACTGGGCGTCGAACTGAAACAGACCAACCGGTCGCGGCGCGCATTCAAGCTGCTGAGTGAGAGCGAGCTCCTCGATCGCGAGGCGCTCAGGCGAATCAAATACGACACCGGCTATGCCCGCGAAGGCTATATCGCGCGGCTGTGGGACGATCTCGAGGCGCTCGACCTGTCGGACAACGCCGAGCTAGCAGAGGCTCGTGACATGCTGCTGGGCTGGGACTTCAATGCCGACAGCCAGGATCGCGCCGACGCGCTCGCCCTGCTGATGATCCGCGAGTTCATGTCCTCGTCCTACCAGAACAAGGAATGGCCGGACGTGCGTGAAGAGCTGGAGGCCCATGTCGCGCACCTGCAGACCCATTTCGGCCGGATCGATCCGCCGATGAGCGACCTGCTGCGCCTGCGGCAGGGCGACATCGACCTGCCTCTCGACGGCGGATCGGATACGCTGCGCGCCTCCACGCTCTGGGACGTGAACGAGGACGGCCGCCTTGCCGTGCGCCACGGCGACAGTTTCATCCAGTGGGTGGAATGGATGCCTGGCGAACGCGTCACTTCGCAGTCGATCCAGCCCTATGGCGCTGCGACGACCCGTCCCGATTCACCGCATTACGCAGACCAGATGGAGCTGTTCGTCCAGCACCGCTTGAAACCGGTCTACTTCTGGCGCGAGGATGTCCTCGCCAATGCCGTCAGCCGGAAAAGGGTGACGCACAATCCGTAA
- a CDS encoding ATP-binding protein, with protein sequence MTAQITIGHETSGKPVEFDIEELLATRLLVQGNSGSGKSHLLRRLLEESAGMVQQVVIDPEGDFPSLAEEFGHVVIDGSAYSPGEIEALARRIREHRASVVLDLDGLEVEQQIRCAAQFLTALFDAPREHWYPALVVVDEAQMFAPAAAGEMAEDTRRMTLSAMTNLMCRGRKRGLAGVVATQRLAKLAKNVAAEASNFLMGRTFLDIDMVRAADLLGMERRQAERIRELERGHFLALGPAITRLPIACKIGPVKTGHQARSEGLMALPDTAPEDMADLLTRDLASDVATPAPPPAPPPAPSMDEIADNIAHAEERQVESPAEAVEPSAVMMRIEEIIGELAAQEGIAFQSASAQYQTFLTTCRRERLIGPMPDMHAFRRRFAIAGAGLGDLGEEMTARIMQLASAVDEDLLGPFLVIAKAAHAGETQVDENELARAYGTSSPGRIRRLLDHLERQGFIVVREDFGGGRTVMVPGLEGLPAE encoded by the coding sequence GTGACAGCGCAGATCACCATCGGCCACGAAACGTCCGGCAAGCCGGTCGAATTCGACATCGAGGAACTCCTCGCCACCCGTCTGCTCGTCCAGGGCAATTCGGGAAGCGGCAAGTCGCACCTGCTGCGAAGGCTGCTCGAAGAAAGCGCTGGCATGGTCCAGCAGGTGGTGATCGACCCTGAAGGCGACTTCCCTTCCCTGGCGGAAGAGTTTGGCCATGTGGTCATCGACGGTTCTGCATATTCGCCGGGCGAGATCGAAGCGCTCGCCCGCCGCATCCGCGAACACCGTGCCAGCGTCGTGCTAGACCTCGACGGGCTGGAGGTCGAACAGCAGATCCGCTGCGCCGCGCAGTTCCTGACCGCCCTGTTCGATGCGCCGCGCGAGCATTGGTATCCGGCGCTCGTGGTGGTCGACGAGGCGCAGATGTTCGCGCCTGCCGCTGCCGGCGAGATGGCCGAGGATACGCGGCGCATGACGCTCTCGGCGATGACCAACCTCATGTGTCGCGGCCGCAAGCGCGGGCTTGCAGGCGTCGTCGCCACGCAGCGCCTCGCGAAGCTCGCCAAGAACGTCGCGGCGGAAGCCTCGAACTTCCTCATGGGGCGCACATTCCTCGATATCGACATGGTCCGCGCAGCCGACTTGCTCGGCATGGAGCGGCGTCAGGCAGAACGTATCCGCGAGCTGGAGCGCGGACACTTCCTCGCGCTGGGTCCTGCGATCACGCGTCTTCCGATCGCCTGCAAGATCGGTCCGGTGAAGACCGGGCACCAGGCGCGCAGCGAAGGCTTGATGGCGCTTCCCGATACTGCGCCCGAAGACATGGCGGACCTGCTCACCCGTGATCTGGCGAGCGATGTCGCGACACCCGCACCGCCGCCGGCTCCGCCTCCCGCACCTTCGATGGACGAGATCGCCGACAACATCGCTCACGCAGAGGAGCGCCAGGTCGAATCACCCGCCGAAGCGGTGGAGCCGTCAGCGGTGATGATGCGGATCGAGGAAATCATCGGCGAACTCGCCGCGCAGGAAGGCATCGCTTTCCAGTCGGCCAGCGCGCAGTACCAGACTTTCCTCACCACCTGCCGCCGAGAGCGCCTGATCGGCCCGATGCCAGACATGCATGCCTTCCGCCGCAGGTTCGCGATTGCCGGCGCAGGGCTGGGCGATCTTGGCGAAGAAATGACGGCGCGCATCATGCAGCTCGCCAGTGCCGTCGACGAGGACCTGCTCGGCCCGTTCCTCGTCATCGCCAAGGCGGCGCATGCTGGCGAAACGCAGGTCGACGAGAACGAGCTGGCGCGCGCCTATGGGACAAGTTCTCCGGGGCGTATCCGCCGCCTGCTCGATCATCTCGAGCGACAGGGCTTCATCGTCGTGCGCGAGGATTTCGGTGGCGGGAGGACGGTGATGGTGCCGGGCCTCGAAGGGCTGCCGGCCGAATAA